A single genomic interval of Flavobacterium sp. N2820 harbors:
- a CDS encoding sigma-54 interaction domain-containing protein, with the protein MESVQAIKQRFEIIGNDPKLNRAVEKAIQVAPTDISVLVTGESGVGKESIPKIIHSLSHRKHGKYIAVNCGAIPEGTIDSELFGHEKGSFTGATNTREGYFEVADGGTIFLDEVGELPLTTQVRLLRVLENGEFIKVGSSQVQKTNVRIVAATNVNMFDAIEKGKFREDLFYRLSTVDIMLPPLRERKEDIHLLFRKFAADFAHKYKMPPIKLDDDAIQLLIKYRWSGNIRQLRNVAEQISVLETKREISLQTLHSYLPQENANLPSVIGTKKSESDFSNEREILYKVLFDMKSDLNDLKKLTMELMQNGSSKVQEANKGLIQKIYGKPEENTIFEEEPRVEMLPNQNNLLQEEFEDDDDENYLFAETVDEEETLSLEAKEIELIKKSLDRNKGKRKAAADELGISERTLYRKIKQYDL; encoded by the coding sequence ATGGAATCAGTACAAGCTATAAAACAACGATTTGAAATTATTGGGAACGACCCAAAACTCAATCGTGCCGTGGAGAAAGCCATTCAGGTTGCTCCAACGGATATTTCGGTATTGGTAACAGGTGAAAGTGGTGTTGGAAAAGAAAGTATTCCAAAAATCATTCACTCACTTTCGCACAGAAAACATGGAAAATATATTGCAGTAAACTGCGGTGCAATTCCTGAAGGAACAATTGATAGTGAACTTTTTGGTCACGAAAAAGGCTCGTTTACTGGTGCAACTAACACGCGTGAAGGGTATTTTGAGGTAGCTGATGGCGGAACTATATTTTTAGATGAAGTTGGTGAATTACCATTAACCACTCAAGTACGCTTATTACGTGTTTTAGAAAATGGGGAATTTATCAAAGTCGGTTCTTCGCAAGTACAAAAAACAAATGTTCGTATTGTAGCTGCTACCAACGTAAACATGTTTGATGCGATTGAAAAAGGCAAATTTCGTGAAGATTTATTTTATAGATTGAGTACGGTTGACATTATGTTGCCACCACTTCGCGAACGCAAAGAAGACATTCATTTATTGTTTAGAAAATTTGCTGCCGATTTTGCACACAAATACAAAATGCCACCTATTAAATTAGATGACGATGCAATTCAATTACTTATAAAATACAGATGGAGCGGAAATATCCGTCAATTGCGCAATGTAGCCGAACAAATTTCAGTTTTAGAAACGAAGCGTGAGATTTCTTTGCAAACACTTCACTCCTATTTACCTCAGGAAAACGCAAATTTACCTTCGGTAATTGGAACTAAAAAATCGGAAAGTGATTTTAGCAACGAAAGAGAAATTTTGTACAAAGTTCTTTTTGATATGAAAAGCGATTTGAACGATTTGAAAAAGCTTACGATGGAATTAATGCAAAACGGAAGTTCAAAAGTGCAAGAAGCCAATAAAGGATTAATTCAGAAAATTTACGGTAAGCCCGAAGAAAATACTATTTTCGAAGAAGAGCCAAGAGTTGAAATGCTTCCAAATCAAAATAATCTATTGCAAGAAGAATTTGAAGACGATGACGATGAAAATTATCTATTTGCAGAAACCGTTGATGAAGAAGAGACTTTGAGTTTAGAAGCAAAAGAAATTGAGTTAATCAAAAAATCTTTGGATCGAAATAAAGGAAAACGAAAAGCAGCAGCTGACGAATTAGGCATTTCAGAACGAACACTTTATAGAAAAATAAAACAATACGATTTATAA
- a CDS encoding tetratricopeptide repeat protein, whose protein sequence is MNISDLTYLLNKPEATNEKQTIALENVVLQFPYFQAARALHLKGLYNQESFRYNYELKKTAAHTTDRTVLFEFITSANFVSIQQDKIDEIHKSLLNIEVHHIEEVIVLPEIEIVPKNEGTIKTELTETTTEEKLEIGKPLPFTPSEKHSFQEWLQLTKFTPIERNFEENQPEIDSDKQKKIDIIDKFIEANPKIAPVKDITKTPANITKSVEEPTHLMTETLAKVYLEQKKYNKAIQAYEILILKYPEKSSFFADRINEIKNLQQNNN, encoded by the coding sequence TTGAATATATCTGATTTAACATACCTTTTAAACAAACCTGAAGCTACCAACGAAAAACAAACGATAGCTTTAGAAAATGTTGTCTTGCAGTTTCCATACTTTCAAGCAGCTCGTGCTTTGCATTTAAAAGGATTGTATAATCAAGAAAGTTTTAGATACAACTACGAATTAAAAAAAACAGCAGCACATACAACGGATAGAACTGTTTTATTTGAGTTTATAACATCCGCAAATTTCGTTTCAATTCAGCAAGATAAAATTGATGAGATTCATAAATCGTTGCTTAATATAGAAGTACATCATATAGAAGAAGTTATTGTTTTACCTGAAATAGAAATTGTACCCAAAAATGAAGGAACAATTAAAACAGAATTAACAGAAACAACTACAGAAGAAAAATTAGAAATTGGAAAACCATTGCCTTTTACGCCTTCTGAGAAACACTCATTTCAGGAATGGTTGCAATTGACAAAATTTACACCTATAGAACGTAATTTTGAAGAAAATCAACCAGAAATTGATTCCGACAAACAAAAAAAAATAGATATAATTGATAAATTTATTGAAGCCAATCCAAAAATTGCTCCAGTAAAAGATATAACGAAAACTCCTGCAAATATTACTAAAAGCGTTGAAGAACCAACACATTTAATGACTGAAACACTAGCAAAAGTGTATTTGGAACAAAAAAAATATAACAAAGCAATACAAGCTTATGAAATATTAATTTTGAAATATCCAGAAAAAAGTAGTTTCTTTGCAGACCGAATAAATGAAATCAAAAATTTACAACAAAATAATAATTAA
- the topA gene encoding type I DNA topoisomerase yields MAKNLVIVESPAKAKTIEKFLGSEYQVESSYGHIADLPSREIGVDVENGFKPKYEVSADKKALVTKLKGLAKNAEMVWLASDEDREGEAISWHLSEELKLKPEKTKRIVFHEITKSAIQKAIENPRGIDYNLVNAQQARRVLDRLVGYELSPVLWKKVKGGLSAGRVQSVSVRLIVEREREIQNFNPEASYSITAEFTNETGKTFKAKLPKNFATKKEAEDFLTKNIGSSYKVGDLETKPTKKSPAAPFTTSTLQQEAARKLYLPVGITMQIAQRLYEAGLITYMRTDSVNLSQEAMAAAQAEITSYYGKEFSKPRSFNTKSKGAQEAHEAIRPTDMSRHTVDIDRDQARLYDLIWKRTLASQMSDAELERTNVKIEASNHSEIFTATGEVIKFEGFLKVYLEGNDDDDEEQEGMLPALKVNEKLTNNYITATERFSRPPSRYTEASLVKKLEELGIGRPSTYAPTISTIIARTYVEKGSFEGQERKYTQIVLKNSEVKAQVLTENVGSDKGKLVPTDIGIIVNDFLVKNFGTILDYNFTAKVEQDFDEIAEGKVDWAKMMNDFYKHFHPNVVDVEKNADRESGERILGVHPVSGKQVSVRLGKYGAMAQIGDIDEENKQFASLRQDQNIGNITLEEVLNLFLLPKQLGTYKGEEIEVNNGRFGPYVKFGTQFISLPKGVDPMDVTMETAQGLIDEKVQADAPIGTYDNLPIQKGVGRFGPFIKWNGMFINVNKKYNFDHLSQSDLNELIEEKQQKDIDKVVHDWKEEGIKVEKARWGRSVITKGKIKIELSKDVDASKLTLAQVQEMIEKKTPAKKAPAKKAPAKKTTAKKK; encoded by the coding sequence ATGGCAAAGAATTTAGTAATCGTTGAGTCACCAGCTAAGGCAAAAACCATCGAGAAATTTCTGGGAAGTGAGTATCAAGTAGAGTCGAGTTACGGCCATATTGCCGACTTGCCTTCAAGAGAAATTGGTGTAGATGTAGAAAATGGTTTTAAACCTAAATATGAAGTTTCTGCTGATAAAAAAGCATTAGTGACCAAATTAAAAGGATTAGCTAAAAATGCCGAAATGGTTTGGTTGGCTTCCGATGAGGACCGCGAGGGAGAAGCAATTTCTTGGCACTTATCTGAAGAGCTAAAACTAAAGCCAGAAAAAACGAAACGTATCGTTTTTCACGAAATTACGAAATCGGCTATCCAAAAAGCAATTGAAAATCCGAGAGGAATTGATTATAATTTAGTAAACGCACAACAAGCGCGTAGAGTTTTAGATAGATTAGTAGGTTACGAATTGTCACCAGTGCTTTGGAAAAAAGTAAAAGGCGGATTATCTGCAGGTCGTGTGCAATCGGTTTCTGTTCGTTTGATTGTAGAACGCGAAAGAGAAATTCAAAATTTCAACCCAGAAGCTTCTTACAGTATTACAGCGGAATTCACTAACGAAACTGGAAAAACATTCAAAGCAAAATTACCTAAGAACTTCGCCACTAAAAAAGAAGCAGAAGATTTCTTAACTAAAAATATTGGTTCCTCTTACAAAGTAGGAGATTTAGAAACCAAACCTACAAAAAAATCACCAGCAGCACCTTTTACCACTTCAACGTTACAACAAGAAGCGGCTAGAAAGTTGTATTTACCTGTTGGAATTACGATGCAAATTGCACAACGTTTATACGAAGCCGGACTTATAACGTATATGAGAACGGATAGTGTAAACCTTTCGCAAGAAGCAATGGCAGCCGCTCAAGCTGAAATTACTAGTTATTATGGAAAGGAATTTTCTAAACCAAGAAGTTTTAATACCAAATCAAAAGGAGCACAAGAAGCGCATGAGGCAATTCGTCCAACGGATATGTCGCGTCACACAGTTGATATTGATAGAGACCAAGCGCGTTTATACGATTTAATTTGGAAAAGAACGTTAGCTTCTCAAATGAGCGATGCCGAATTAGAAAGAACCAATGTAAAAATAGAAGCAAGTAATCATTCAGAAATTTTTACAGCAACTGGAGAAGTTATCAAATTTGAAGGTTTCTTGAAAGTATATTTAGAAGGCAATGACGACGACGATGAAGAACAAGAAGGAATGTTGCCTGCCTTAAAAGTTAATGAAAAACTTACCAATAATTATATCACGGCTACGGAACGTTTTTCACGTCCGCCAAGTCGTTACACCGAAGCTTCTTTGGTAAAAAAATTAGAAGAATTAGGAATAGGTCGTCCGTCTACTTATGCGCCAACTATTTCTACGATTATTGCCAGAACTTATGTAGAAAAAGGAAGTTTTGAAGGTCAAGAACGAAAATACACACAAATAGTTTTAAAAAATAGCGAAGTAAAAGCACAAGTTTTAACCGAAAATGTAGGTTCAGACAAAGGAAAGTTAGTTCCAACTGATATTGGAATTATTGTAAATGATTTCTTAGTAAAAAATTTCGGAACTATTTTAGATTATAACTTCACAGCAAAAGTGGAGCAAGATTTTGACGAAATTGCAGAAGGGAAAGTGGATTGGGCAAAAATGATGAATGATTTCTACAAGCATTTCCATCCAAATGTAGTTGATGTTGAAAAAAATGCGGATAGAGAAAGTGGTGAGCGTATTTTAGGTGTGCATCCTGTTTCGGGCAAACAAGTTTCTGTACGTTTAGGAAAATATGGAGCAATGGCTCAAATTGGAGATATTGACGAAGAAAACAAGCAATTTGCAAGTTTACGTCAAGATCAAAACATTGGAAATATTACATTAGAAGAAGTATTGAATTTGTTTTTACTTCCAAAGCAATTAGGAACATACAAAGGGGAAGAAATTGAAGTAAATAATGGTCGTTTTGGACCTTATGTTAAATTTGGAACCCAATTTATTTCATTGCCAAAAGGCGTTGATCCAATGGATGTAACCATGGAAACGGCTCAAGGTTTAATTGATGAAAAAGTACAAGCTGATGCTCCAATTGGAACTTATGATAATTTACCAATTCAAAAAGGTGTTGGTCGTTTTGGTCCTTTCATCAAATGGAATGGAATGTTTATCAATGTAAATAAAAAATACAATTTTGATCATTTATCTCAATCAGATTTAAACGAGTTAATCGAAGAAAAACAGCAAAAAGACATTGATAAAGTAGTTCACGATTGGAAAGAAGAAGGTATCAAAGTAGAAAAGGCACGTTGGGGGCGTTCGGTAATTACAAAAGGAAAAATTAAAATTGAATTGAGTAAAGATGTTGATGCTTCTAAATTAACCTTGGCGCAAGTTCAAGAAATGATTGAGAAAAAAACACCTGCCAAAAAAGCTCCAGCAAAAAAAGCACCAGCAAAGAAAACAACCGCAAAAAAGAAATAA
- the miaB gene encoding tRNA (N6-isopentenyl adenosine(37)-C2)-methylthiotransferase MiaB, producing MEKEIDEKKQGQSLVLDQKEGNTKKLFIESYGCQMNFSDSEIVASILYENGYNTTQNLEDADLVLVNTCSIRDKAEQTIRKRLEKYNAVKKINPTMKVGVLGCMAERLKSQFLEEEKIVDMVVGPDAYKDLPNLLAEVEEGRDAINVILSKEETYGDISPVRLNSNGVNAFVSITRGCDNMCTFCVVPFTRGRERSREPQSIIDEIQDLYDRGFKEVTLLGQNVDSYLWYGGGLKKDYDKATEMQKATAMDFAQLLDKCATLFPKMRFRFSTSNPQDMHEEVLHVIAKHHNICNYIHLPVQSGSTRILKEMNRQHTREEYMALIDKIYSIIPDISLSQDMIAGFPTETEEDHQDTLSLMEYVKYDFGFMFAYSERPGTLAARKMEDDVPEEVKKRRLTEIVDLQQKHGLERTQRFIGQEVEVLIEKESKRSDVHWSGRNSQNTVVVFPKENYKVGEFVLVKITDCTAATLIGEAVGYSEIMN from the coding sequence ATGGAAAAGGAAATTGACGAGAAAAAACAAGGTCAGAGTTTAGTGCTTGACCAAAAAGAAGGAAATACAAAAAAACTTTTTATAGAGAGTTATGGTTGCCAAATGAATTTTTCGGACAGCGAAATTGTGGCGTCTATTCTTTATGAAAACGGATATAATACTACTCAAAACTTAGAAGATGCTGATTTAGTTTTGGTAAATACTTGTTCTATTCGCGATAAAGCAGAACAAACGATTCGTAAACGTTTAGAAAAATACAACGCTGTAAAGAAAATCAATCCAACCATGAAAGTTGGGGTTTTAGGTTGTATGGCAGAACGTTTAAAAAGTCAGTTTTTAGAAGAAGAAAAAATTGTAGACATGGTGGTTGGACCCGATGCTTACAAAGATTTACCAAATTTATTAGCCGAAGTAGAAGAAGGTAGAGATGCCATCAACGTAATTCTTTCGAAAGAAGAAACGTATGGCGATATTTCACCTGTTCGTTTAAACAGTAACGGCGTTAATGCTTTTGTTTCGATTACTAGAGGTTGCGACAATATGTGCACGTTTTGCGTTGTTCCTTTTACACGTGGTCGTGAGCGTAGCCGTGAACCACAAAGTATTATTGATGAAATTCAAGATTTATACGATAGAGGATTTAAAGAAGTAACCTTGTTAGGACAAAATGTAGACAGTTACCTTTGGTATGGCGGTGGTTTGAAAAAAGACTACGACAAAGCTACAGAAATGCAAAAAGCTACTGCTATGGATTTTGCGCAATTGTTAGACAAATGTGCTACATTGTTCCCAAAAATGCGTTTTAGATTTTCTACTTCGAATCCGCAAGATATGCATGAAGAAGTATTGCATGTTATTGCGAAACACCATAACATTTGCAACTACATTCACTTACCTGTTCAAAGTGGAAGCACAAGAATTTTAAAAGAAATGAATCGTCAACACACCCGTGAAGAATACATGGCGTTGATTGATAAAATATATTCAATTATTCCAGACATTTCATTGTCGCAAGATATGATTGCAGGTTTCCCAACAGAAACTGAAGAAGATCATCAGGACACCTTGAGTTTGATGGAATATGTAAAATATGATTTTGGATTTATGTTTGCGTATTCAGAACGCCCAGGAACATTAGCTGCTAGAAAAATGGAAGACGATGTGCCAGAAGAAGTTAAAAAACGTAGGTTAACCGAAATTGTAGATTTACAACAAAAACACGGATTAGAAAGAACACAACGTTTCATTGGACAAGAAGTGGAAGTATTGATTGAAAAAGAATCAAAACGTTCTGATGTGCACTGGAGCGGAAGAAACTCTCAAAATACAGTAGTGGTTTTCCCAAAAGAAAATTACAAAGTAGGCGAATTCGTATTAGTAAAAATCACAGATTGTACCGCTGCAACTTTAATTGGAGAAGCGGTTGGATATTCTGAAATAATGAACTAA
- a CDS encoding DUF2490 domain-containing protein, whose protein sequence is MMKNIKMCLLFFIGIASLFTVNSSQAQVKESNNDIWLHYFGKNMITEKFSFSFEATMRYANGFSEKQQYFIRPSVDYQFSKKFMGSVGFSHYNTYSYGNPAMNKISIPENHFWIQGTFVHNSGQLKITHRLRDEFRYVGVPAMQSNGDLEIDHYDYRNRMRYMLLFNYPLIKNEEVTKLFALLGDEVFMNIGSNAGKTFLNQNRIIGGVGYNFDKNHQIQLSYIHQNIWNYTNTFQENNPTVRLTYVTNFDWRK, encoded by the coding sequence ATGATGAAAAATATAAAAATGTGCTTGCTATTCTTTATCGGAATAGCGAGCTTATTTACTGTGAATAGTAGTCAAGCACAAGTAAAAGAAAGTAATAACGATATTTGGTTGCATTATTTTGGAAAGAATATGATTACGGAAAAGTTTTCTTTTTCATTTGAAGCCACAATGCGATATGCCAATGGATTTTCTGAAAAACAACAATATTTTATTCGTCCATCAGTGGATTACCAATTTTCCAAGAAATTTATGGGAAGTGTTGGATTTAGTCATTACAATACCTATTCCTACGGAAATCCGGCGATGAATAAAATTAGTATTCCTGAAAATCATTTTTGGATTCAAGGAACGTTTGTCCATAATAGTGGACAATTAAAAATTACACATCGATTACGTGATGAATTTCGATATGTTGGAGTTCCCGCAATGCAATCTAATGGTGATTTAGAGATTGATCATTATGATTATAGAAACCGAATGCGATATATGCTTTTATTCAATTATCCTTTGATAAAAAATGAAGAAGTAACGAAGTTATTTGCTTTGCTTGGCGATGAGGTTTTTATGAATATTGGTTCGAATGCAGGAAAAACGTTTTTAAATCAAAATAGAATAATTGGTGGAGTAGGTTATAATTTCGATAAAAATCATCAGATTCAATTGAGTTATATTCATCAAAATATTTGGAATTATACGAATACATTTCAAGAAAATAATCCGACAGTAAGATTAACTTATGTTACTAATTTTGATTGGAGAAAATAA
- the secG gene encoding preprotein translocase subunit SecG yields the protein MMGFTGFLIAITIVCFLLILAIMVQNPKGGGLSSSFGGSQQLGGVQKTTDFLDKSTWTLGGILIALILLSSLSFDGGGATGSKILGEEEMSVPTTTIPTTPQANQQTPATAAPVATDSTK from the coding sequence ATTATGGGATTTACAGGTTTTTTAATTGCGATAACAATTGTTTGTTTTTTATTAATCTTAGCTATTATGGTTCAAAACCCTAAAGGTGGAGGTTTATCTTCTTCTTTTGGTGGTTCTCAACAATTAGGTGGTGTACAAAAAACTACAGACTTTTTAGATAAAAGTACTTGGACATTAGGAGGAATTTTAATTGCTTTAATATTACTTTCAAGCTTAAGTTTTGATGGTGGTGGAGCAACGGGTTCAAAAATCTTAGGAGAAGAAGAAATGAGTGTTCCAACAACTACAATTCCAACAACACCTCAAGCAAACCAACAAACACCTGCTACTGCAGCACCTGTTGCAACTGATTCTACAAAATAA
- the groES gene encoding co-chaperone GroES: MSLNIKPISDRVVIAPLAAETTTASGIIIPDTAKEKPQKGTVVAVGNGKKDYTMTVKIGDTVLYGKYSGTEFKYEGKDYLIMREDEIYAIL; the protein is encoded by the coding sequence ATGTCATTAAACATTAAACCTATTTCAGATCGCGTAGTAATTGCTCCATTAGCAGCAGAAACTACAACCGCTTCAGGAATTATTATTCCTGATACTGCAAAAGAGAAACCACAAAAAGGTACTGTAGTAGCCGTGGGAAATGGCAAAAAAGACTACACCATGACTGTAAAAATTGGAGATACAGTTTTATATGGTAAATATTCAGGAACAGAATTCAAATATGAGGGTAAAGATTACCTGATTATGAGAGAAGACGAAATTTATGCTATTCTTTAA
- the lptE gene encoding LPS assembly lipoprotein LptE, translating to MRYLIIAFSIAISLVVNSCGVYNLTGTGQIDAETFQVNYFQNNAELIEPGIERTFTLELQDIIQSQTNLNLTSEGGDLLYEGEIVEYRITPMTATADQRAAQNRLTIAVMVRFVNRKKEDDNFEKRFSFFYDFDANQQLVGSQLTTALDVIFERITQDVFNESLAKW from the coding sequence ATGAGATATTTAATAATCGCTTTTAGTATAGCCATTTCACTTGTTGTAAACAGTTGTGGTGTTTATAATTTAACTGGAACTGGACAAATAGATGCCGAAACTTTTCAGGTAAATTATTTTCAAAATAATGCTGAATTAATCGAACCTGGCATTGAAAGAACATTCACTTTAGAATTACAAGATATCATTCAAAGTCAAACCAATTTGAACTTGACTTCTGAAGGAGGAGACCTACTTTATGAAGGTGAAATTGTTGAATATCGAATTACGCCTATGACTGCTACGGCAGATCAAAGAGCTGCTCAAAATAGATTAACCATTGCTGTAATGGTTCGATTTGTCAATAGAAAAAAAGAAGATGATAATTTTGAAAAACGTTTTTCATTTTTTTATGATTTTGATGCCAATCAACAATTAGTAGGTTCACAATTAACTACAGCTTTAGATGTAATTTTTGAACGAATCACACAAGATGTTTTTAACGAATCACTAGCAAAATGGTAA
- the groL gene encoding chaperonin GroEL (60 kDa chaperone family; promotes refolding of misfolded polypeptides especially under stressful conditions; forms two stacked rings of heptamers to form a barrel-shaped 14mer; ends can be capped by GroES; misfolded proteins enter the barrel where they are refolded when GroES binds), producing the protein MAKDIKFDIEARDGLKRGVDALANAVKVTLGPKGRNVIISKSFGGPTVTKDGVSVAKEIELQDPLENMGAQMVKEVASKTNDLAGDGTTTATVLAQAIVKEGLKNVAAGANPMDLKRGIDKAVETIVAELGKQSVAVGDSSEKIKQVASISANNDDTIGDLIAVAFSKVGKEGVITVEEAKGMDTYVDVVEGMQFDRGYLSPYFVTDADKMVAELSNPYVLLYDKKISNLQELLPVLEPVAQSGRPLLIIAEDVDGQALATLVVNKLRGGLKIAAVKAPGFGDRRKAMLEDIAILTGGTVIAEESGYSLENTTLDMLGTAENITIDKDNTTIVNGAGDAENIKARVNQIKSQIETTTSDYDREKLQERLAKLAGGVAVLYVGAASEVEMKEKKDRVDDALHATRAAVEEGIVAGGGVALVRAKAALVNIKAENADEATGIQIINKAVESPLRTIVENAGGEGSVVIAKVTEGKDDFGFNAKTGEYVQMLAAGIIDPKKVTRVALENAASVAGMILTTECALIDIKEESSSMPMGGGMPGMM; encoded by the coding sequence ATGGCAAAAGATATAAAATTTGATATTGAAGCTCGCGATGGTTTAAAACGCGGTGTTGACGCATTAGCAAATGCAGTAAAAGTTACTTTAGGACCAAAAGGAAGAAATGTAATTATTTCAAAATCATTTGGAGGACCAACAGTTACTAAAGATGGTGTTTCGGTAGCAAAAGAAATTGAACTACAAGACCCTTTAGAAAACATGGGAGCACAAATGGTCAAAGAAGTAGCTTCTAAAACCAATGATTTAGCAGGTGATGGAACAACAACTGCGACTGTTTTGGCGCAAGCCATCGTTAAAGAAGGTTTGAAAAATGTAGCCGCAGGAGCTAACCCAATGGATTTAAAAAGAGGAATAGATAAAGCTGTTGAAACTATTGTTGCTGAATTAGGAAAACAATCAGTAGCAGTTGGTGATTCTTCAGAAAAAATCAAGCAAGTTGCCTCTATTTCTGCGAATAATGATGATACTATTGGTGATTTAATTGCTGTAGCTTTTTCAAAAGTAGGAAAAGAAGGAGTTATCACTGTAGAAGAAGCAAAAGGAATGGACACTTACGTTGATGTGGTGGAAGGAATGCAATTCGACAGAGGTTATTTGTCGCCTTACTTCGTAACTGACGCAGATAAAATGGTAGCTGAATTAAGCAATCCATACGTTTTATTATACGATAAAAAAATATCAAACTTACAAGAATTATTACCCGTTTTAGAACCAGTAGCACAATCTGGAAGACCGTTATTAATTATTGCAGAAGATGTAGATGGACAAGCATTAGCAACTTTGGTAGTTAATAAATTGCGTGGTGGTTTAAAAATTGCCGCAGTTAAAGCACCTGGTTTTGGCGACAGAAGAAAAGCAATGCTAGAAGACATCGCAATCTTAACTGGTGGAACTGTAATTGCAGAAGAAAGTGGATATTCATTAGAAAATACTACTTTAGACATGCTTGGAACAGCAGAAAACATTACTATTGACAAAGACAACACAACAATTGTAAATGGTGCTGGTGATGCAGAAAACATAAAAGCAAGAGTGAACCAAATCAAATCGCAAATTGAAACTACAACTTCGGATTATGATAGAGAAAAACTGCAAGAACGTTTAGCTAAATTAGCAGGAGGTGTTGCAGTACTATATGTTGGAGCTGCTTCTGAAGTAGAAATGAAAGAGAAAAAAGACCGAGTTGACGATGCTTTACATGCTACTCGTGCAGCAGTTGAAGAAGGAATTGTTGCTGGTGGTGGTGTTGCTTTAGTAAGAGCAAAAGCAGCATTAGTAAACATCAAAGCAGAAAATGCAGACGAAGCAACAGGAATACAAATCATAAATAAAGCTGTAGAATCTCCTTTGAGAACTATTGTTGAAAATGCAGGTGGCGAAGGTTCTGTCGTTATTGCTAAAGTCACAGAAGGAAAAGACGATTTCGGATTTAATGCAAAAACTGGTGAATACGTTCAAATGTTAGCCGCTGGAATTATCGACCCTAAAAAAGTAACACGTGTAGCTTTAGAAAACGCAGCTTCTGTAGCTGGGATGATTTTAACTACTGAGTGTGCTTTAATAGACATCAAAGAAGAATCATCTAGTATGCCAATGGGCGGAGGAATGCCAGGAATGATGTAA